AATGTATGCCGCGGTCACCGAGTGGGAGCCGGCCGCCAAGTTGCCGGTACTCAGCTTGGCCACCCCGCCCGTCAGGCTCCCGGTCCCGATCGGGGTCCCCCCGTCGAGGAACACGACCGTCCCGGTCGGGGTTCCGGACCCCGAGGCGACGGTCGCCGTGTACGTCACCACCTGAGTCGTGACCGGGGTCGACGCCGATGCCGTCAACGACGTGGTCGTCGCCGTGGTCGTCACCTCAGACAGGGTGACCGGGGGCGACATCGTGTAGTACCAGAGGAACCCGAGGAGGGCGCTGTCGGACGACCGGTACGTAGCCACGTACGTCCCGGCAGGGTTGCTGCTGGTACTCGTGGTGTAATACACCGCCGACCCGCCGGCCGTCGGCGGGGTGTGGTCGTACACGACGTCCCCGGTCCCGCCGGCCCCGAACACCTCGTAGTAGGTCGCGCTCTGGGGGGTAATGTCGAACGTGTCGGCACTCGTCGTCCCGTACAGGACGGTCGCCCACGGCGGGTTGGTGGCCGAGAACCACACGGTCCCCAGGTTCGCCCCCCGGACGCCGCCGTCGTCGTCACGTACGTCCCGCCGTTGCCCGGGTACGTCGTGTCGTGAATGCCGGCGGCCGCCGGCGCATTGACGTACAGGACGTCCCCGCTGCCCCCGTTCCCGTACACGTCGAAGGTGGTGGCGGCGATCGGGATGACGGAGAACGCGTCGTTGTTGGCCGTCCCGTACAAATTAATCGCCGCGAACGGGTTGGCCGTGGCGGCAAAGACGACCCCGAGTGACGCCCCGCCGGCGAACGGGGTGGTGTTGATGCCCGTGTACGCGCCCCCGCTCGCCGTCGCGGCGACGATCCCGGCGGTCGTCGGGGCGTAATCGTTCAGCACGTCCGCCCCGCCGTTCCCGATGGCGTAAAAAGCGGTCGCGGCCACCGGGGTTACGTCGAACGTGTCGGCGTTGGCCGTCCCGTACAGCCCGACGGCCGC
This portion of the Fimbriiglobus ruber genome encodes:
- a CDS encoding Ig-like domain-containing protein, with the translated sequence MATYRSSDSALLGFLWYYTMSPPVTLSEVTTTATTTSLTASASTPVTTQVVTYTATVASGSGTPTGTVVFLDGGTPIGTGSLTGGVAKLSTGNLAAGSHSVTAAYIGNATYTTSTSTAVTTTVSQDGTTTTLTASANPGVSGQAVTFTAAVAASAPGSGTPTGTVTFKDGPG